A region of Paenibacillus thiaminolyticus DNA encodes the following proteins:
- a CDS encoding ECF transporter S component: protein MTSSNTRLWRSLTLSEWVLMALLAAANGVLTSGLSWLNKLLHSLGGPILTSSIVGLYMIYGLLAAYIIRKPGAAMLTYALGAVVQILVGTAYGPWSAIAAALCYGIAIEPLLYLFRYRRYDWPSMLFIGLAAVPIWFVVSAFMFGYIYYETWVLIATLVIRCLSGLVLCGALTKLIGDRLAPARAVRPFALGKACREHRR, encoded by the coding sequence ATGACATCATCCAATACGCGATTATGGCGTTCGCTGACCTTGAGCGAATGGGTGCTCATGGCCCTGCTGGCCGCGGCGAACGGGGTGCTGACGAGCGGCTTGTCCTGGCTGAACAAGCTGCTGCACTCGTTGGGCGGGCCGATACTGACGTCATCCATCGTTGGGTTATATATGATTTACGGCCTGCTGGCCGCCTATATTATTCGCAAGCCAGGCGCGGCGATGCTGACCTACGCGCTCGGCGCCGTCGTGCAGATTCTGGTCGGTACCGCCTACGGCCCCTGGTCGGCGATTGCGGCCGCGCTATGCTACGGCATCGCTATTGAGCCGCTGCTCTATCTGTTCCGTTACCGGCGATACGACTGGCCGTCCATGCTCTTTATCGGCTTGGCGGCGGTGCCGATCTGGTTCGTCGTCTCCGCCTTCATGTTCGGCTACATTTATTATGAGACGTGGGTATTGATTGCGACGCTCGTGATTCGCTGTCTCAGCGGCCTTGTGCTCTGCGGCGCATTAACGAAGCTGATTGGCGATCGGCTGGCACCCGCGCGGGCTGTCCGCCCGTTCGCTCTGGGGAAGGCCTGCCGCGAGCATCGGAGATAG
- a CDS encoding MDR family MFS transporter: MGSTATMQAGRERKLVTLALLLSTFLAAIEVTVVSTAMPQIVSDLGGLKLISWVYSAYLLTTAISTPLFGKLADLFGRKKIFIFGSILFVGGSMLCGLSSNMTQMILFRAIQGIGAGAVMPATFTIVADIFTLEERAKIQGLFSSIWGIAGLVGPLVGGFFVDSLSWHWIFFFNVPFGIISVWMIAKLFHEKVEKKDKPIDYAGAATFSIGMTALLFAIITGGQNIAWTSPWMFALLGLAVVFLIWFYRIEKTAQEPMVPFQLFRVRDIAISNLVGFLVSSVLIGINSYMPLWIQGVMGHSATSSGMALTPMSIGWLIGSIIGGRMLIKSGPRLTSSLGMTLIAAGSIWLASITGATSMWVIVALMTVSGLGFGFSITVFTIIVQSSVDWNMRGASTALNTFVRTLGQTIGIAALGTFLNERIASMVRQAGPDIASRISDDDLNKLLNPESASQLAPDVMNSLRTFLETGLENVFLVMAAVAVICLGCTLLMPKGKLKSK, encoded by the coding sequence ATGGGAAGCACTGCAACGATGCAGGCCGGGCGCGAACGGAAGCTCGTGACGCTGGCCTTGTTATTATCTACATTTTTGGCGGCGATTGAGGTTACGGTCGTCAGCACCGCGATGCCGCAGATCGTCTCTGATCTGGGCGGACTCAAGCTGATCAGTTGGGTCTATTCTGCCTACTTGCTGACGACGGCCATCTCGACGCCTTTGTTCGGCAAGCTGGCCGATCTGTTCGGCCGCAAAAAGATCTTTATTTTCGGCTCTATTTTATTCGTCGGCGGATCCATGCTGTGCGGCTTATCTTCGAATATGACGCAAATGATTCTGTTCCGGGCTATACAAGGCATCGGCGCCGGCGCTGTCATGCCCGCCACCTTCACCATCGTGGCGGATATCTTTACTTTGGAGGAACGCGCCAAAATCCAGGGGCTGTTCAGCTCCATCTGGGGCATAGCCGGTCTGGTCGGCCCGTTGGTCGGCGGATTTTTTGTCGATTCGCTCTCCTGGCACTGGATATTCTTCTTCAACGTGCCGTTCGGCATTATTTCGGTATGGATGATCGCCAAGCTATTCCATGAGAAGGTGGAGAAGAAGGACAAGCCAATCGATTACGCTGGTGCGGCGACCTTCTCGATCGGGATGACGGCCTTATTGTTCGCCATTATTACCGGCGGGCAGAACATTGCCTGGACATCCCCCTGGATGTTCGCGCTGCTCGGCTTGGCTGTGGTGTTCCTCATCTGGTTCTACCGTATCGAAAAAACAGCGCAGGAACCGATGGTTCCGTTCCAGCTGTTCCGCGTTAGGGACATCGCCATCTCCAATCTCGTCGGCTTCCTCGTCAGCAGCGTGCTGATTGGCATCAATTCGTACATGCCGCTCTGGATTCAGGGCGTCATGGGGCATAGCGCCACCAGCTCCGGGATGGCGCTGACGCCGATGTCCATCGGCTGGCTCATCGGCTCGATCATTGGAGGCCGGATGCTGATCAAGAGCGGCCCGCGGTTAACCTCCTCCCTCGGCATGACGCTAATTGCCGCCGGATCGATATGGCTGGCCTCCATCACGGGCGCGACGTCGATGTGGGTCATCGTCGCGCTGATGACGGTATCGGGACTTGGCTTCGGGTTCTCGATTACGGTGTTCACGATTATCGTCCAGTCGTCGGTCGACTGGAATATGCGCGGCGCTTCCACGGCGCTGAACACGTTCGTGCGGACGCTCGGCCAGACCATCGGTATCGCGGCGCTCGGCACCTTCCTGAATGAACGCATCGCGTCCATGGTCAGACAAGCCGGGCCGGACATCGCTTCCCGTATTTCGGACGATGACCTGAACAAGCTGTTGAACCCGGAGAGCGCGAGCCAACTGGCGCCGGATGTCATGAACAGCCTGCGCACATTCCTGGAGACCGGGCTTGAGAATGTGTTCCTCGTGATGGCGGCCGTCGCCGTCATCTGCCTCGGCTGCACCTTGCTGATGCCGAAGGGCAAGCTGAAGAGTAAATAG
- a CDS encoding ABC transporter ATP-binding protein — MELLREEVMRIERVTFTYLGADEPALRDCSFTLHRGDIVYIAGANGSGKTTLCKLLAGVMQPHEGTLQGKTEPPEGQPPAVAGLALQDADSQLIVGTVEDELAFAPENMGVSADEVMRRVEEQLDAFGLQALREAPITDLSGGEKQRTAIAAVKAMEPELLILDQAWSHLDAASRERLLKTLRTGQQAGRTAVLAGARLEDWIGQLPDVRLLLLEEGRIILDGALQEAEAAGALNKLRTSTAARPSCQPIAVPDDRGSGVIAHRSAQLIGEYSGEAPILQVRDVSFRYGKRRKDKDNARSNVRGQALREVSFELYPGQCMLLRGPNGAGKSTLFKLLTKGMPRQAGRMSGEIRLAGKLLPRCSVYEAARLIGYVPQQPEAGLFGRTVEEEVLDAAAMAWRSTRLHAPLPPAQAYREESVAAMAEELLRATGLSRYRRRHPHDLPAGATRLLSVGLAGLHRPALLLLDEPTAGLDAGSAALIRDWCLAQAERGCGLIVITHDDIWDEAAYPQLAAAYMEAGCWLGAAGQRSAGPEQR, encoded by the coding sequence ATGGAATTACTGCGTGAAGAGGTCATGCGCATCGAGCGCGTGACCTTTACCTATTTGGGCGCGGACGAGCCGGCCCTGCGCGATTGCAGCTTCACGCTCCACCGGGGCGATATCGTCTATATCGCCGGAGCGAATGGCAGCGGCAAGACGACGCTGTGCAAGCTGCTGGCCGGCGTGATGCAGCCCCATGAAGGCACGCTGCAAGGGAAGACGGAGCCACCGGAGGGCCAGCCGCCCGCAGTGGCCGGCTTGGCCTTGCAGGATGCCGATTCGCAGCTTATCGTCGGCACGGTGGAGGACGAGTTGGCCTTCGCCCCGGAAAATATGGGTGTGTCTGCAGATGAGGTCATGCGCCGGGTGGAGGAGCAGCTTGATGCGTTCGGGCTCCAAGCGCTGCGGGAGGCGCCGATCACGGATCTGTCAGGGGGAGAGAAGCAGCGGACGGCTATCGCTGCGGTCAAGGCGATGGAGCCGGAGCTGCTCATCCTGGACCAGGCGTGGAGCCATCTGGATGCGGCATCCCGGGAGCGTCTCCTGAAGACGCTTCGTACAGGGCAGCAGGCCGGGCGCACGGCGGTGCTGGCCGGGGCCCGGCTGGAGGATTGGATCGGGCAACTGCCCGATGTGCGGCTGCTGCTGCTTGAGGAAGGCCGTATCATCTTAGATGGCGCGCTACAAGAAGCGGAAGCGGCAGGCGCCCTGAACAAGCTGCGGACGTCCACCGCGGCACGCCCGTCTTGCCAGCCGATCGCCGTACCGGATGACAGGGGCTCCGGAGTCATCGCACATAGGTCCGCCCAACTGATCGGGGAGTATTCAGGGGAAGCGCCTATCCTGCAAGTCAGGGACGTGTCGTTCCGTTATGGGAAAAGGAGGAAGGATAAGGATAATGCCAGATCGAACGTTCGGGGGCAGGCGCTTCGCGAGGTCTCGTTCGAGCTGTATCCGGGACAATGCATGCTTCTTCGCGGACCGAACGGAGCAGGCAAATCTACCTTGTTCAAGCTCCTGACGAAGGGAATGCCACGACAAGCGGGGCGAATGTCCGGGGAGATCCGGCTGGCCGGCAAGCTGCTGCCGCGCTGCTCCGTCTACGAAGCGGCCCGGCTGATCGGGTATGTGCCGCAGCAGCCGGAAGCCGGATTGTTCGGCCGTACCGTCGAAGAGGAAGTGCTCGATGCTGCCGCCATGGCTTGGCGGAGCACCCGCTTGCATGCCCCGTTACCGCCGGCGCAGGCCTACAGGGAGGAATCCGTTGCGGCGATGGCAGAGGAACTGCTCCGTGCTACGGGCCTATCCCGTTACCGCCGCCGCCATCCTCACGATCTGCCTGCCGGAGCGACCCGGCTGCTCAGCGTTGGGTTGGCCGGCCTGCACCGGCCCGCCCTGCTGCTGCTCGATGAGCCGACAGCAGGTCTCGATGCCGGGAGCGCCGCGTTGATACGCGATTGGTGCCTTGCACAGGCCGAGCGGGGCTGCGGCTTGATCGTCATCACCCATGATGACATATGGGATGAGGCCGCTTATCCGCAGCTGGCTGCAGCCTATATGGAGGCGGGCTGCTGGCTTGGCGCGGCCGGACAGCGGAGTGCCGGGCCGGAACAGCGTTAA
- a CDS encoding alpha/beta fold hydrolase produces MVIFVHGGPGVSEIPYVTKYQDLLEKNFTVVRYDQRASGKSYHFGEDYSNLSTDLLVKDLLALTDYISNRFSQQKVILAGHSFGTYIGIQAAQQAPEKYEAYIGIGQMANTLDSELHGLNFTIDQAKLSGNTTDVEYLQGLTEKVQSGAMLTPRHYVRKYGGAARRIDANADMANGLLFGPEYNLLDRIRYNRGVSYVQEILIGQAFKKPLPTIITKLDLPVYFIMGQYDYMTSMKSAKTYFDQIDADKKEFITYDQSAHYPQFEEKEKFSKWMVDSFAPTE; encoded by the coding sequence ATTGTAATCTTTGTACACGGGGGTCCAGGTGTTTCCGAAATACCCTATGTAACCAAATACCAAGACCTATTGGAGAAGAATTTCACGGTTGTCCGTTACGACCAAAGAGCTAGCGGGAAATCATATCACTTTGGAGAAGATTATTCCAACCTTTCGACTGATCTATTAGTGAAAGATTTATTAGCTTTGACGGATTACATATCCAATCGTTTCAGTCAACAGAAGGTCATACTAGCCGGACATTCCTTTGGAACATATATTGGCATCCAGGCTGCGCAACAAGCTCCTGAAAAATATGAAGCCTATATCGGCATTGGACAGATGGCCAATACGTTAGACAGCGAATTGCATGGTCTGAATTTCACGATTGATCAAGCAAAATTGAGCGGTAATACAACCGACGTCGAGTATTTACAAGGGTTAACTGAAAAAGTTCAAAGCGGCGCTATGTTAACTCCGCGCCATTATGTCCGAAAATATGGCGGTGCTGCAAGACGGATCGATGCTAACGCGGACATGGCTAATGGTTTGTTGTTCGGACCGGAGTATAACTTATTAGATCGCATCCGTTATAACCGTGGCGTATCCTATGTACAAGAAATTTTAATAGGGCAGGCATTCAAAAAACCTCTGCCTACGATCATCACAAAACTAGATTTACCGGTGTATTTTATAATGGGACAATACGACTACATGACTTCCATGAAATCAGCCAAAACATACTTTGACCAGATTGATGCAGATAAAAAGGAATTTATTACGTACGACCAATCCGCTCATTATCCGCAATTTGAAGAAAAAGAAAAATTCTCAAAGTGGATGGTGGATTCGTTCGCACCGACTGAATGA
- a CDS encoding S41 family peptidase, with product MKKASLLVLTAIVFLMSAVPALAKEKESNSHQELMNIRAFAKLYGYVRFFHPSDENTQIDWKRFAIHGVGKVRSAKTKDELTTTLGELFYPIAPTMNLTKQDKATRLSPPAEAKNLTAWLHIGVGLKAENSIYKSLRLQSDDPSSLKFIIEEFKLTDRVLQAGETVTKQITPDVYAHIPLVLYRNDKGTLGATPKSIHALKQLQKQLASIDVTKAPLDDENVRLADIVITWNVLQHFYPYFDVVKVDWEQTLTKTLEQSLKDSTADQFFQTMRQMLEKTQDGHSLVQHINQSREQAYLPISVQWIEEQVVIANAKEGIDLKPGDIIVNIDGQSATSYFKQLEKYISGTMQFKRWTAAQQFVAGYIGKEAKLTVQRGESKFNICIPFSDRDKVVDEFVRSVSIDKVADEIYYVNTAQVTPDLFKERLNELANAKGVIFDLRGYPTRNEIIHPEMLSYLIDWQITTPKFDIPIFLYPDRDQRNDSYLNLQSAIEPLQPKFKGKIVFLTYGASYSLVEVVMGSVEHYRLGEIVGETTAGVNGNINHINLPGGIDVRWTGMRVLKHDGSQHHLIGIQPTIPVKRTIKELREGRDIYMEKAIEVINAAKSTR from the coding sequence GTGAAAAAGGCAAGTCTTCTCGTTTTAACCGCAATCGTTTTTCTCATGTCAGCGGTACCCGCTTTGGCGAAGGAAAAGGAAAGCAATTCTCATCAAGAGCTTATGAACATTCGGGCGTTTGCCAAGCTGTATGGATATGTAAGGTTTTTTCACCCAAGCGATGAGAACACGCAGATTGATTGGAAGCGTTTTGCTATCCATGGGGTGGGCAAAGTAAGGTCTGCAAAAACAAAAGATGAATTAACGACAACATTGGGAGAGCTTTTCTACCCGATTGCTCCGACGATGAACCTCACGAAGCAAGACAAGGCAACTCGGCTCAGCCCGCCTGCAGAAGCCAAAAATTTGACAGCGTGGCTTCACATTGGCGTCGGATTGAAGGCTGAGAATTCTATATACAAGAGTTTACGGCTACAATCTGACGATCCTAGTAGTCTTAAATTCATAATTGAAGAATTTAAGCTTACGGATCGGGTCTTGCAGGCAGGAGAAACGGTTACCAAACAGATTACTCCGGATGTATATGCACACATCCCGCTGGTTTTATACCGGAACGATAAGGGAACGCTCGGCGCAACACCAAAATCGATACACGCATTGAAGCAGCTTCAAAAGCAGTTGGCGAGCATCGATGTAACAAAAGCTCCATTAGATGATGAAAATGTCCGTTTAGCAGACATTGTTATAACTTGGAATGTACTTCAGCATTTTTATCCTTATTTCGATGTAGTCAAGGTTGATTGGGAGCAAACGTTAACGAAGACATTGGAGCAAAGCTTGAAAGATAGCACAGCAGATCAGTTTTTTCAAACGATGAGACAAATGTTAGAGAAAACGCAAGATGGGCATAGCTTGGTTCAGCATATAAATCAGAGTCGTGAGCAGGCTTACCTCCCTATTAGCGTTCAATGGATTGAAGAGCAAGTCGTCATTGCGAATGCAAAAGAAGGCATTGATCTGAAGCCGGGGGATATCATCGTAAATATTGACGGGCAGAGCGCCACATCTTATTTTAAGCAACTGGAAAAATATATTTCCGGCACGATGCAATTTAAACGCTGGACGGCTGCCCAGCAATTTGTGGCCGGGTACATCGGAAAGGAAGCAAAGCTGACGGTTCAACGCGGAGAAAGCAAATTTAACATCTGTATTCCTTTCTCGGACAGGGATAAAGTGGTCGATGAATTTGTTCGCTCTGTCTCTATTGATAAAGTTGCAGACGAAATATATTATGTCAACACAGCACAAGTAACGCCTGACCTATTTAAGGAGAGGCTTAATGAGCTGGCAAATGCAAAAGGAGTTATATTCGATTTAAGAGGCTATCCTACCCGGAACGAAATTATTCACCCAGAAATGTTGTCTTATTTAATCGATTGGCAGATTACAACGCCAAAATTCGATATCCCTATATTTCTATACCCGGACCGCGATCAAAGAAATGACTCTTACCTTAACCTGCAATCGGCGATCGAACCGCTGCAACCCAAATTCAAAGGGAAGATCGTGTTTCTTACATATGGCGCCTCCTATAGCTTAGTAGAAGTGGTAATGGGCAGCGTTGAACATTACCGATTAGGAGAAATTGTCGGAGAAACGACGGCAGGCGTAAACGGGAACATTAACCATATTAACTTACCGGGTGGCATTGATGTTCGATGGACAGGAATGAGAGTATTGAAGCATGACGGCAGCCAGCATCATCTCATCGGTATTCAGCCCACGATTCCGGTGAAGCGAACGATTAAAGAGCTTCGTGAAGGGCGCGATATCTATATGGAAAAAGCAATTGAAGTCATTAATGCTGCCAAGAGTACTCGATAG
- a CDS encoding MDR family MFS transporter, with protein MAVQDIAKSRRNMVLIGLIMGMFFSSLEQTVVGTAMPTIIKDLSGFAIFAWVTTAYMICSTTVIPLSGKLADLFGSRFIYLTGWIIFVIGSFLCATAVNMGQLIGYRAIQGIGGGLLMPMSQTIIGMMFTPAQRAKWQGAFGAIFGLSSIVGPFLGGLIVDHISWHWIFLINVPFGLVSTALIFIGMKSMGSPRGKSKKVHIDWLGIFTLIPGIVLVLYGLSLDHAKYAWTSPYSLFIFGAALILFLVFIPIEHRAADPLIDMSLFRSRVFNVAVGLGFLVGLGMFGAIMFVPMFMQGVLGVTPTQAGSTMTPMMIALIIASVLGGRLVLKLPYRTVMASGMVISAFGFLLMSTMGIHTTPLTAYGFMMVLGFGMGLVMPLITIVVQNAFPREQLGTVTSATTFFRSIGSTIGTTLFNVIMNADIARNITAAMQKADPVTQAVLDRIGTDSNTLYQLLINPAMLPLEGEAKIAVLDTLKEAWSASFATVFLTGLGFIIAGIVISLLIGSGRISRDDPGRKRNPGSATEGSERNSAQPA; from the coding sequence ATGGCGGTGCAAGACATAGCGAAGTCGCGTCGCAACATGGTTCTCATCGGTCTCATTATGGGGATGTTTTTCAGCTCACTCGAACAGACGGTAGTGGGCACGGCCATGCCGACCATTATTAAGGACTTAAGCGGATTCGCCATCTTCGCCTGGGTGACAACGGCGTACATGATCTGTTCGACTACCGTCATCCCGCTCTCCGGCAAGCTGGCTGATCTGTTCGGGAGCCGGTTTATTTATTTGACCGGATGGATTATTTTCGTCATCGGTTCATTTCTGTGCGCCACCGCAGTCAACATGGGACAGTTGATCGGCTACCGCGCCATTCAGGGGATTGGAGGCGGCCTGCTGATGCCGATGTCCCAGACGATTATCGGGATGATGTTCACCCCGGCGCAGCGGGCGAAGTGGCAGGGCGCGTTCGGGGCCATCTTCGGGCTTAGCTCCATCGTCGGGCCTTTTCTCGGCGGCTTGATCGTCGATCATATTAGCTGGCACTGGATCTTTCTCATCAACGTCCCCTTCGGCCTCGTCTCGACGGCGCTCATTTTTATCGGGATGAAATCGATGGGCAGCCCACGCGGCAAGAGCAAAAAGGTTCATATTGACTGGCTCGGCATCTTCACGCTCATTCCGGGGATCGTGCTGGTGCTGTATGGCCTGTCACTGGATCATGCGAAGTATGCCTGGACATCCCCTTACAGCCTGTTTATTTTCGGCGCGGCCTTGATCCTGTTCCTCGTCTTCATTCCGATCGAGCACCGGGCGGCCGATCCGCTGATCGACATGTCGCTGTTCCGCAGCCGCGTCTTCAATGTGGCCGTCGGACTCGGCTTCCTGGTCGGACTTGGAATGTTCGGCGCCATTATGTTCGTGCCGATGTTCATGCAGGGCGTCCTCGGGGTGACGCCGACCCAGGCTGGCTCCACCATGACCCCGATGATGATCGCGCTCATTATCGCCAGCGTGCTCGGTGGCCGGCTTGTGCTGAAGCTCCCTTACCGCACCGTCATGGCTTCCGGGATGGTGATCAGCGCCTTTGGCTTCTTGCTCATGTCCACGATGGGCATCCATACGACCCCGCTTACGGCCTACGGCTTCATGATGGTGCTCGGCTTCGGCATGGGTCTGGTCATGCCGCTCATTACCATCGTGGTCCAAAACGCCTTCCCCCGCGAGCAGCTCGGAACCGTCACCTCGGCCACGACCTTTTTCCGTTCCATTGGCAGCACCATTGGCACAACGCTATTCAACGTCATCATGAACGCCGATATCGCAAGGAACATCACCGCGGCCATGCAGAAAGCCGATCCGGTGACGCAAGCCGTCCTCGACCGAATTGGGACGGATTCGAACACCCTATACCAACTTCTGATTAACCCAGCTATGCTGCCGCTCGAAGGCGAAGCCAAAATCGCCGTGCTCGACACGCTCAAGGAAGCGTGGTCGGCATCTTTCGCAACCGTCTTTTTGACGGGACTCGGGTTCATCATCGCCGGCATCGTCATTTCCCTGCTGATCGGCAGCGGCCGCATCTCCCGCGACGACCCAGGCCGTAAGCGCAACCCGGGCTCTGCCACGGAAGGCTCGGAGAGGAATTCAGCCCAACCGGCCTAG
- a CDS encoding energy-coupling factor transporter transmembrane component T family protein — MSWLLRIDPLTKGVWLLSTGLAVMISIKVEWQAGWFLAILLIALSGSGWTAQRWRLVSSWIGGFALPLLLFQWLVLPGDTPWLTAGKLTLTREAGLQSAALTLRAMTLFLSSLVYAGTTAPRDVVLAMSRYLRLPYRFAYAAAIALRFVPILLAETARIRHAERLRRLVPPYSSAERLERLQRVIAGAAAHTLRRVQDIATAMEAKRFGAAPRTYRRQLVFAAPGIGLALASVLGAAATWWCG, encoded by the coding sequence ATGAGCTGGCTGCTTCGCATCGACCCCTTGACGAAGGGCGTCTGGCTGCTAAGCACCGGACTGGCCGTCATGATCAGCATAAAGGTGGAGTGGCAGGCCGGCTGGTTCCTTGCCATCCTGCTCATCGCGCTGAGCGGAAGCGGGTGGACAGCGCAGCGCTGGAGGTTGGTGAGCTCATGGATCGGCGGATTCGCCCTTCCGCTTCTGCTGTTCCAGTGGCTGGTCCTGCCTGGCGATACGCCGTGGCTGACGGCAGGGAAGCTGACCTTGACGCGGGAAGCCGGTCTCCAGTCGGCCGCGCTGACGCTCAGGGCGATGACGTTGTTCCTGTCATCGCTCGTCTATGCGGGGACGACGGCGCCGCGCGATGTCGTCCTCGCCATGTCGCGCTACTTGCGGCTGCCGTACCGCTTCGCGTACGCGGCGGCGATCGCGCTGCGCTTCGTGCCGATTCTGTTGGCCGAGACGGCCCGCATCCGGCACGCCGAGCGCCTGCGCCGCCTCGTTCCGCCGTATAGCTCGGCGGAACGGCTTGAGCGGCTGCAGCGCGTCATCGCTGGAGCGGCTGCGCACACGCTTCGCCGCGTGCAGGACATTGCCACGGCGATGGAGGCGAAGCGGTTCGGCGCCGCCCCGCGGACGTATCGGCGCCAGCTTGTCTTCGCGGCGCCGGGCATCGGACTGGCTCTCGCCTCGGTGCTAGGAGCCGCCGCCACCTGGTGGTGCGGCTAG